A section of the Bradyrhizobium oligotrophicum S58 genome encodes:
- a CDS encoding serine hydrolase domain-containing protein, with the protein MTPPTAASSVPFSALRSLTPPLPDDRPEALGLSAVRLQRASDAFKREADKGTMPGATLLVGRRGRIGWFDAIGRQAPDADTPMRPDSIFRIFSMTKPIVSLGIMMLVEDGDLLLSDPVAKFIPEFGDQKVGVDNGGKLELVPVAQPMTVQDLLRHTSGLAYEHTGTGPVHQLYQQSRVRSRKISNAEHAAIVAGLPLICRPGAAFNYSRSTDILGRIIEVVAGRSLGVFLSERILAPLGMNETAFFTSEANAGRLAEPFAKDPWTGEAVNLFKMTEQPLMESGGGGLVATTMDYARFCAMLLNKGSLDGTRLVGRKTLELMASDHLGPHVGIQGTILSPGHGFGLGFAVRREAGIAPFPGSPGTFFWSGIAGTFFWIDPKEELFCVFMAQAPGQRDFLRTLVRDVVYAAVE; encoded by the coding sequence ATGACCCCGCCAACCGCCGCCTCCAGCGTGCCCTTTTCCGCGCTCCGCTCGCTGACCCCGCCGCTGCCGGATGACCGCCCCGAGGCGCTCGGCCTCTCCGCCGTCCGGCTGCAGCGGGCATCGGATGCGTTCAAGCGCGAGGCCGACAAGGGAACCATGCCCGGGGCGACGCTGCTGGTTGGGCGCCGGGGCCGGATCGGCTGGTTCGATGCGATCGGCCGGCAGGCACCGGATGCCGACACGCCGATGCGGCCCGATTCGATCTTCCGCATCTTCTCGATGACCAAGCCGATCGTCTCGCTGGGCATCATGATGCTGGTCGAGGACGGCGACCTGCTGTTGTCCGACCCCGTCGCAAAATTCATCCCGGAATTCGGCGACCAGAAGGTCGGCGTGGACAACGGCGGCAAGCTGGAGCTGGTGCCGGTCGCCCAGCCAATGACGGTGCAGGACCTGCTGCGCCACACCTCGGGGCTTGCCTATGAGCACACCGGCACCGGGCCGGTGCACCAGCTCTACCAGCAGTCGCGGGTGCGCAGCCGCAAGATCAGCAACGCCGAGCACGCCGCGATCGTCGCCGGCCTGCCGCTGATCTGCCGGCCGGGCGCCGCGTTCAACTACAGCCGCTCGACCGACATCCTCGGGCGGATCATCGAGGTCGTCGCCGGCCGATCGCTCGGCGTGTTCCTCTCCGAGCGCATCCTCGCTCCGCTCGGCATGAACGAGACCGCCTTCTTCACCAGCGAGGCCAATGCCGGCCGGCTGGCCGAGCCGTTCGCCAAGGACCCCTGGACCGGCGAGGCGGTCAATCTGTTCAAGATGACCGAGCAGCCGCTGATGGAATCCGGCGGCGGCGGCCTGGTCGCGACCACGATGGATTACGCCCGCTTCTGCGCGATGCTGCTGAACAAGGGCAGCCTCGATGGCACCAGGCTGGTCGGGCGCAAGACGCTCGAGCTGATGGCCTCCGATCATCTCGGACCTCACGTCGGCATCCAGGGCACGATCCTGTCGCCCGGTCACGGTTTTGGCCTCGGCTTTGCCGTGCGCCGCGAGGCCGGCATCGCCCCCTTCCCCGGCTCGCCCGGCACCTTCTTCTGGAGCGGCATCGCCGGCACCTTCTTCTGGATCGATCCGAAGGAGGAGCTGTTCTGCGTGTTCATGGCCCAGGCGCCGGGCCAGCGGGACTTCCTGCGCACCTTGGTGCGCGACGTGGTGTATGCGGCGGTGGAGTGA
- a CDS encoding SDR family NAD(P)-dependent oxidoreductase → MTLFDMTGKVAVITGSTRGIGLAIAERMAEHGAKVVISSRKADVCEAVAKELNDRFGAGTAAAVAANISSKENLQNLVDEANRIYGRIDVLVCNAASNPYYGPLAGISDDQFRKILDNNIVANNWLISMVVPQMIARKDGSVIIVSSIGGLKGSTILGAYAISKAADMQLARNLACEYGPHNIRVNCIAPGLIKTDFAKALWDNPDNLKASTARSPLLRIGIPDEIAGAAVFLGSAAGNFMTGQTMVIDGGATIS, encoded by the coding sequence ATGACCCTGTTTGACATGACCGGCAAGGTCGCCGTCATCACCGGATCGACCCGCGGCATCGGGCTCGCCATCGCCGAGCGCATGGCCGAGCATGGCGCCAAGGTGGTGATCTCGTCGCGCAAGGCCGATGTCTGCGAAGCCGTCGCTAAGGAGCTCAACGACCGCTTCGGCGCCGGCACGGCGGCGGCGGTCGCGGCCAACATCTCCAGCAAGGAGAATCTGCAGAACCTGGTCGACGAGGCCAACCGCATCTACGGCCGGATCGACGTGCTCGTCTGCAACGCCGCGTCGAATCCCTATTATGGCCCGCTCGCCGGGATCTCCGACGATCAGTTCCGGAAGATCCTCGACAACAACATCGTCGCCAACAACTGGCTGATCAGCATGGTCGTGCCGCAGATGATCGCGCGCAAGGATGGCTCGGTCATCATCGTGTCCTCGATCGGCGGGCTCAAGGGCTCGACCATTCTCGGCGCCTACGCAATCTCCAAGGCTGCCGACATGCAGCTCGCGCGCAATCTCGCCTGCGAATACGGCCCGCACAACATCCGCGTCAACTGCATCGCGCCCGGCCTGATCAAGACCGATTTCGCCAAGGCGCTGTGGGACAATCCGGACAATCTGAAAGCCTCCACCGCCCGCTCGCCGCTGCTGCGCATCGGCATCCCCGACGAGATCGCCGGAGCGGCGGTGTTCCTCGGCTCGGCCGCCGGAAATTTCATGACGGGGCAGACGATGGTGATCGACGGCGGCGCGACGATCAGTTGA
- a CDS encoding histidine phosphatase family protein — MTADGTRPSVVTTRWWWVRHAPVRSDGGNIYGQSDIACDTGDREVFEAVAKILPRSAVWYASNLMRTHQTAEAIWAAGFPQPADMIKEAAFAEQHLGQWQGMNRAAFLASRPAGSSWFADIDRPAPGGESYMDLYTRVTAAIARITDAEAGRDVIAVGHGGTIKAAVALALGGLVEKGLAFDIDNCSVTRLDHIVSGDTGIWRLPMVNQQPWIADAAHKAMHQPAGPEVTTSKLA, encoded by the coding sequence ATGACAGCTGATGGAACGAGGCCTTCTGTCGTCACCACGCGCTGGTGGTGGGTGCGTCACGCGCCGGTGCGCAGCGACGGCGGCAACATCTATGGCCAGTCCGACATCGCCTGCGACACGGGCGATCGCGAGGTGTTCGAGGCGGTGGCCAAAATCCTGCCGCGCAGCGCGGTCTGGTATGCGAGCAATCTGATGCGCACGCATCAGACCGCGGAGGCGATCTGGGCCGCCGGCTTTCCGCAGCCTGCTGATATGATCAAGGAGGCTGCCTTTGCCGAGCAGCATCTCGGCCAATGGCAGGGCATGAACCGCGCCGCGTTCCTGGCGAGCCGTCCCGCCGGCAGCAGCTGGTTTGCCGATATCGATCGGCCCGCGCCCGGCGGCGAGAGCTACATGGATCTCTATACCCGCGTCACCGCGGCGATCGCGCGCATCACGGATGCGGAAGCGGGCCGCGACGTGATTGCGGTCGGCCATGGTGGCACCATCAAGGCCGCCGTCGCTCTCGCGCTCGGCGGCCTGGTCGAGAAGGGTCTCGCTTTCGACATCGACAATTGCTCGGTGACCCGGCTGGATCACATCGTGAGTGGTGACACCGGCATATGGCGATTGCCGATGGTCAATCAGCAGCCCTGGATCGCCGATGCGGCGCACAAGGCGATGCACCAGCCGGCCGGGCCGGAGGTGACGACGAGCAAGCTGGCGTAA
- a CDS encoding SDR family NAD(P)-dependent oxidoreductase codes for MGRLEGKSVIITGAGSGIGRAASLMFTKEGARLIAVDRSEGVKETVELVKQQGGIAEAVIADAGSEADVSGFIDRAVATYGKLDVIWANAGISGGLIPIAEQTVEHWQEILRINLIGPFLAVKYAMPHMVRQQRGAIVCTASVAGLKSGASGHPYAASKAGVISLVQTTAYSLSGTGVRINAVCPGLIETGMTKPIFDGAKERGTESKIGQLNPLKRAGQPHEIAAMALFLASDEASYVNGQAFPVDGGLTASMPYAGKPI; via the coding sequence ATGGGCCGCCTCGAAGGCAAATCCGTCATCATCACCGGCGCCGGCAGCGGCATCGGCCGCGCGGCATCCTTGATGTTCACGAAAGAAGGCGCGCGGCTGATCGCGGTCGATCGCAGCGAGGGCGTCAAGGAGACGGTCGAGCTCGTCAAGCAGCAGGGCGGCATCGCCGAGGCCGTGATCGCCGACGCCGGCTCCGAGGCCGACGTGTCTGGCTTCATCGATCGCGCGGTCGCGACCTACGGCAAGCTCGACGTGATCTGGGCCAATGCCGGCATCTCCGGCGGCCTGATCCCGATCGCCGAGCAGACCGTCGAGCACTGGCAGGAGATCCTGCGCATCAACCTGATCGGCCCGTTCCTGGCGGTGAAGTACGCGATGCCGCACATGGTGCGCCAGCAGCGCGGCGCCATTGTCTGCACCGCATCGGTCGCGGGATTGAAATCCGGTGCGTCGGGCCATCCTTACGCGGCCAGCAAGGCCGGCGTGATCAGCCTGGTGCAGACCACGGCCTATTCGCTGTCCGGCACCGGTGTGCGCATCAACGCGGTCTGCCCCGGCCTGATCGAGACCGGCATGACCAAGCCGATCTTCGATGGCGCCAAGGAGCGCGGCACCGAGAGCAAGATCGGCCAGCTCAATCCCTTGAAGCGCGCCGGCCAGCCGCACGAGATCGCGGCCATGGCCCTGTTCCTCGCCAGCGACGAAGCCTCCTACGTCAACGGCCAGGCCTTCCCGGTCGACGGCGGCCTGACGGCGTCGATGCCGTATGCGGGGAAACCGATCTAG
- a CDS encoding NIPSNAP family protein, producing the protein MIHQLRIYEIFEHNKAAFHVRFRDHAARIMRTRYGFRIVAMWESRFGEQTEFVYVLEWPDEAAKTAGWAAFMADAEWTEIKRVTHAEHGLMVGQIEDRLLTPVDYSPVAGRSLLALDR; encoded by the coding sequence ATGATCCACCAGCTTCGCATCTACGAGATCTTCGAGCACAACAAGGCTGCGTTCCACGTCCGCTTCCGCGATCACGCCGCCCGCATCATGCGGACGCGCTACGGCTTCCGGATCGTGGCGATGTGGGAGAGCAGGTTCGGCGAGCAGACCGAGTTCGTCTATGTCCTGGAGTGGCCGGACGAGGCGGCCAAGACAGCCGGGTGGGCCGCCTTCATGGCGGACGCCGAATGGACCGAGATCAAGCGCGTCACCCATGCCGAGCATGGGCTGATGGTCGGGCAGATCGAGGACCGACTGCTGACGCCGGTCGATTATTCGCCGGTGGCGGGACGGAGCCTGTTGGCGCTGGATCGATGA
- a CDS encoding phosphotransferase family protein: MADGVKKDEEFSGTKPVEERHRFDEAKLAAWMAEHVEGYAGPLTVLQFKGGQSNPTYRLNTPARSYVLRRKPFGKLLPSAHAVDREFRVIAALGKQGFPVAKAYALCNDDNVIGAAFYIMSMEEGRVFWDPTLPHVAAPERRAIFTSKIETLAKLHSYDPAAIGLGEFGKPGNYFARQVDRWTKQYRASETEHLPEMEKLIEWLPRTLPAQQRVSIVHGDYRLDNMIFHATEPRVIAVLDWELSTLGDPMADFTYLLMQWIMPGLDGVDLKALNIPTMEEAAAIYGGVTGTSLPDLNWYFAYNLFRLAGILQGIIGRIRDGTAANDKAIESVKRMVPMTKQAWAYAQKAGAAS; this comes from the coding sequence GTGGCCGACGGCGTCAAGAAGGACGAAGAATTCTCCGGCACCAAGCCGGTCGAGGAGCGGCATCGCTTCGACGAGGCGAAGCTCGCGGCGTGGATGGCCGAGCATGTCGAGGGCTATGCCGGCCCATTGACGGTGCTGCAGTTCAAGGGCGGCCAGTCGAACCCGACCTACCGGCTGAACACACCGGCGCGCTCCTATGTGCTGCGACGAAAGCCGTTCGGCAAGCTGCTGCCGTCGGCGCATGCGGTCGACCGCGAATTCCGCGTCATCGCAGCGCTGGGCAAGCAGGGCTTTCCGGTCGCCAAGGCTTATGCGCTGTGCAACGACGACAACGTCATCGGCGCTGCCTTCTACATCATGTCGATGGAGGAGGGCCGGGTGTTCTGGGATCCGACCCTGCCGCATGTCGCGGCACCCGAGCGGCGCGCGATCTTCACCAGCAAGATCGAGACCTTGGCGAAGCTGCACAGCTATGATCCCGCCGCGATCGGCCTCGGCGAGTTCGGCAAGCCCGGCAACTACTTCGCCCGCCAGGTCGACCGCTGGACCAAGCAGTACCGGGCGTCCGAGACCGAGCATCTGCCTGAAATGGAAAAGCTGATCGAGTGGCTGCCGCGCACCTTGCCGGCGCAGCAGCGCGTCTCGATCGTGCATGGCGACTACCGGCTCGACAACATGATCTTCCACGCCACCGAGCCGCGCGTCATCGCGGTGCTCGACTGGGAGCTGTCCACGCTTGGCGATCCCATGGCCGACTTCACCTATCTGCTGATGCAGTGGATCATGCCGGGGCTCGACGGCGTCGATCTCAAGGCGCTGAACATTCCGACCATGGAGGAGGCGGCCGCGATCTATGGCGGCGTCACCGGCACCTCACTGCCGGACCTCAACTGGTACTTCGCCTACAATCTGTTCCGCCTCGCCGGCATTCTGCAGGGTATCATCGGCCGCATCCGCGACGGCACTGCCGCCAACGACAAGGCGATCGAGTCGGTCAAGCGCATGGTGCCGATGACCAAGCAGGCCTGGGCCTACGCACAGAAGGCCGGCGCGGCATCGTGA
- a CDS encoding acyl-CoA dehydrogenase family protein, which produces MDFTMSAKQQEWLERVRSFMTKHVRPAVPIYKQQDAEGGRWKVIPILEDLKAKAKAEGLWNMFMPPSPHEDDEFRGAGLTNLEYALLSEEMGRISWASEVFNCSAPDTGNMEVFIRYGTKEQKRKWLRPLMDGEIRSAFLMTEPAVASSDATNIETRIERDGDHYVINGRKWWSSGVGDPRCKIAILMGKTDFAAAKHQQQSQILVPLDTPGIKVEKMLPVFGFDDAPHGHAQVLLENVRVPKENILLGEGRGFEIAQGRLGPGRIHHCMRTIGKAEESLEKMVRRLMTRQAFGKKIIEHSVWEQRIGEARTNIEMTRLLCLKAADMMDKVGNKTAQGEIAMIKVAAPNMALKIIDDAIQAFGGAGVSDEAGLAKDYAGIRTLRLADGPDEVHNRAIARLEMKKYANEPRH; this is translated from the coding sequence ATGGACTTCACGATGTCGGCGAAGCAGCAGGAATGGCTGGAGCGCGTGCGCAGCTTCATGACCAAGCATGTCCGCCCGGCGGTGCCGATCTACAAGCAGCAGGACGCCGAGGGCGGTCGCTGGAAGGTGATCCCGATCCTGGAGGACCTCAAGGCCAAGGCCAAAGCCGAAGGGCTCTGGAACATGTTCATGCCGCCGTCACCGCATGAGGACGACGAGTTCCGCGGCGCCGGCCTGACCAATCTCGAATATGCGCTGCTGTCGGAGGAGATGGGCCGCATCTCCTGGGCCTCGGAGGTTTTCAACTGCTCGGCGCCGGACACCGGCAACATGGAGGTGTTCATCCGCTACGGCACCAAGGAGCAGAAGCGCAAATGGCTGCGCCCGCTGATGGATGGCGAGATCCGCTCGGCGTTCCTGATGACGGAGCCGGCGGTGGCGTCGTCGGATGCGACCAACATCGAGACCCGCATCGAGCGTGACGGTGATCATTACGTCATCAACGGCCGCAAATGGTGGTCGTCGGGCGTCGGCGATCCCCGCTGCAAGATCGCGATCCTGATGGGCAAGACCGATTTCGCAGCCGCCAAGCATCAGCAGCAGTCGCAGATCCTGGTGCCGCTCGACACCCCCGGCATCAAGGTCGAGAAGATGCTGCCGGTGTTCGGCTTCGACGACGCGCCGCATGGCCACGCCCAGGTGCTGCTCGAGAATGTCCGGGTGCCCAAGGAGAACATCCTGCTCGGCGAGGGCCGCGGCTTCGAGATCGCGCAGGGCCGCCTCGGTCCGGGCCGCATCCATCACTGCATGCGCACCATCGGCAAGGCCGAGGAGTCGCTGGAGAAGATGGTGCGCCGGCTGATGACGCGGCAGGCGTTCGGCAAGAAGATCATCGAGCATTCGGTGTGGGAGCAGCGCATCGGCGAAGCCCGCACCAACATCGAGATGACGCGCCTGTTGTGCCTCAAGGCCGCCGACATGATGGACAAGGTCGGCAACAAGACCGCGCAGGGCGAGATCGCGATGATCAAGGTCGCCGCTCCCAACATGGCGCTCAAGATCATCGACGACGCCATCCAGGCGTTCGGCGGCGCCGGTGTGTCGGACGAGGCCGGTCTCGCCAAGGACTACGCCGGAATCCGCACGCTCCGGCTTGCAGACGGTCCCGACGAGGTGCACAACCGCGCCATCGCCCGGCTCGAGATGAAGAAATACGCTAACGAGCCGCGCCATTGA